Proteins encoded within one genomic window of Setaria italica strain Yugu1 chromosome IV, Setaria_italica_v2.0, whole genome shotgun sequence:
- the LOC101768920 gene encoding uncharacterized protein LOC101768920 — protein MAENRNLAPTWATTAGLGFLTLNSGLAIYRAKGDPASILFVLGSYLTLLLLFGYLRAFERAPPGSPARERARRAVWPLTTLLTLGFAWKVAAVMPSPAAAAVVWGLAVATAAGGFFALFVAG, from the coding sequence atggcggagAATCGCAACCTCGCGCCGACCTGGGCCACCACGGCCGGCCTCGGCTTCCTCACGCTCAACTCCGGCCTTGCCATCTACCGCGCCAAAGGTGACCCCGCCTCGATCTTGTTTGTCTTAGGCTCGTACCTCACCCTGCTCCTGCTCTTCGGCTACCTCCGCGCCTTCGAGCGCGCGCCCCCCGGTTCCCCGGCCAGGGAGCGGGCGAGGCGCGCCGTGTGGCCGCTCACCACGCTGCTCACGCTCGGGTTCGCGTGGAAGGTCGCCGCGGTGATGCcttcgccggccgcggccgccgtcgtctggggtctcgccgtcgccaccgccgccggtggcTTCTTCGCCCTCTTCGTCGCCGGCTGA
- the LOC105913542 gene encoding uncharacterized protein LOC105913542 has protein sequence MVSTSLLSKAGCNFQQQVPLLLLMDGQQRSAALTVIASAVLACNSGLAIYNSWGDAASVAFVLVADAALLLLFLCLRVLERAARGGAAGGGRSRSRIKGAVWALSTLLTAMFASRVAPLVGAAVWLMAVATAAGGFWALFLN, from the coding sequence ATGGTAAGTACATCTTTGTTGTCCAAAGCTGGTTGCAACTTCCAACAGCAGGTCCCACTACTACTCCTCATGGACGGGCAGCAGCGTTCGGCGGCGCTAACGGTGATAGCCTCCGCCGTGCTGGCGTGCAACTCGGGGCTCGCCATCTACAACTCCTGGGGCGACGCGGCCTCCGTGGCGTTCGtgctcgtcgccgacgccgcgctCCTGCTGCTCTTCCTCTGCCTCCGCGTGCTCGAGCGCGCGGCCCgtggcggggcggcgggcgggggcaggagcaggagcaggatcAAGGGAGCCGTGTGGGCGCTGTCCACGCTGCTCACGGCGATGTTCGCGTCGAGGGTGGCGCCGCTCGTGGGCGCGGCTGTGTGGCTCATGGCcgtcgccacggccgccggggGGTTCTGGGCCTTGTTCCTGAATTGA
- the LOC101768522 gene encoding uncharacterized protein LOC101768522: MDHHGDGVSLLTKLGVGALTCNSVFAAYRSRGDPGTLAFVLAAYAALLLLLHSLRRFERAPPADRGRAKAEVWALSTLLTVMFASRVAPLMPPTVGVAVWAMAAATAGGGFWAFFLSHR, translated from the coding sequence ATGGATCACCATGGCGATGGCGTTTCCCTCCTCACCAAGCTCGGCGTGGGCGCCCTCACCTGCAACTCCGTCTTCGCCGCCTACAGGTCGCGCGGCGACCCGGGCACCCTCGCGTTCGTGCTCGCCGCAtacgcggcgctgctgctgctcctgcatTCCCTGCGCAGGTTCGagcgcgcgccgcccgcggaCAGGGGCAGGGCCAAGGCGGAGGTCTGGGCGCTCTCGACGCTGCTCACCGTGATGTTCGCGTCGCGCGTGGCGCCGCTCATGCCGCCCACCGTCGGGGTAGCCGTCTGGGCCATGGCGGccgcgacggccggcggcgggttcTGGGCGTTCTTTCTTAGCCACCGATGA
- the LOC101768121 gene encoding uncharacterized protein LOC101768121, with translation MMDRGHGRSLLTVLGLGVLTCNSAVAVYRSWGDPASVAFVATAYAALLLLLRFLRGFEGARPGERGKAKAAVWALSTLLTAMFASRVAPLMPPLVGVAVWVMAAATAGGGFWAFFLSP, from the coding sequence ATGATGGACCGTGGCCATGGCCGCTCGCTCCTCACCGTGCTAGGCCTCGGCGTCCTCACGTGCAactccgccgtcgccgtctaCAGGTCCTGGGGCGACCCGGCCTCGGTCGCGTTCGTGGCCACCGCCtacgcggcgctgctgctgctcctgcgtTTCCTGCGCGGGTTCGAGGGCGCCCGGCCTGGAGAAAGGGGCAAAGCGAAGGCCGCCGTCTGGGCGCTCTCCACGCTGCTCACCGCGATGTTCGCGTCGCGCGTGGCTCCGCTCATGCCGCCGCTTGTCGGCGTCGCCGTCTGGGTCATGGCGGCCGCGACGGCCGGCGGTGGGTTCTGGGCGTTCTTTCTTAGCCCCTGA
- the LOC101762849 gene encoding uncharacterized protein LOC101762849, with the protein MAERNLAPTWVTTAAFGFFTLNSGLAIYSARGDPASVLFVVGSYLALLLLFHCLRAYERVPPGSPERERARRAVLKAALWTLTTLLTAMFASRVGPLMPPAVGAVVWAMAAVTSAGGFWAFFLNP; encoded by the exons ATGGCGGAGCGCAACCTCGCGCCGACCTGGGTCACCACGGCTGCCTTCGGCTTCTTCACGCTCAACTCCGGCCTCGCCATCTATAGCGCCAGGGGCGACCCCGCCTCCGTCCTTTTCGTCGTCGGCTCGTACCtcgccctgctcctcctcttccactGCCTCCGCGCCTACGAGCGCGTTCCGCCCGGGTCCCCGGAGAGGGAGCGGGCGAGGCGCGCCGT TCTCAAGGCCGCGTTGTGGACGCTGACGACGCTGCTCACGGCGATGTTCGCGTCCAGGGTGGGACCGCTCATGCCGCCGGCCGTCGGCGCCGTCGTATgggcgatggcggcggtgaCTTCGGCCGGTGGATTCTGGGCCTTCTTCCTCAATCCCTGA